From Bdellovibrio sp. KM01:
TTGGAAAGTATTGTGAATGTGGTGGCGTCTTTGGTTGCCCTTTATGTGATCTGGTTTTCTGCGCAGCCAGCCGACCGTGAACATCCTTACGGACACGGCAAAGCTGAATACTTCTCGGCGGCGTTCGAGGGTGGTCTGATATTTTCCGCCGCTATTTTGATTATCTATGAATCGGTTAAGGCGTTGCTTTTTCCTCACCCTCCGCAAAAGTTGGAAATTGGTATCGCTATTGTTTCCGGAGCAGCATTTTTAAATCTTTTATTGGGTTTGTATTTGAAGCGTGTCGGCAGAACTCATCATTCAGAAGCTTTGCAGGCAAGTGGCGCCCACGTTATTTCTGATGTTGTTACCACGGTTGGGGTTATCCTCGGTTTGGGGTTGGTATTGCTCACAGATATTCAGTGGCTTGACCCTGTGATTGCCATTTTAATCGGTTTGCAACTGGCTTACTCGGGATACAATATTGTTCGTGAATCCATGGGTGGTTTGTTGGATGAAATCAGTGAAACATCACTGACGGATTTGTGTGATGCTTTAGAAAAAAACCGTCGTCCTGGCATCATCAATATTCATCAGCTGCGTATCATGCGCAACGGCCGCTTTCACCACGTGGATGCCCATTTGGTGGTGCCGGAATACTGGGATGTTGCCAAAGTTCATAGTGAGTCTCAGGATTTTGAAAAAGCCGTCGTCGCGGATTATATCTTTGACGGGGAACTGGCTTTCCATTTGGACCCTTGTAAAAAATCCTACTGTTCTGAGTGTGATATGCCTGATTGCCCAATTCGTTTGCAGCCGTTCCAGGCACGTCGTCCTTTCACAGTGAAAAGCTTGACCGAAGGGCCCCCAGAGTCTAACTAGTGGGGCATGACAGACGCTCCTATTTCCACTAAACGCAGAATCAATGTAACCACGGATCTTCCTCACCAAACTGACTATACGTTGGCTTTGAACGGTGAGTATTCTCACATCGCATTTGATGAAACGCGCGTTCTTGCGAATAAAGGTAAATGGCGTTCTGACGTTTTCAAAACCGATGCGTCTGTTCCAATGGATTTGGAAGTTGGTACTGGCAACGGAACTCACTTCGCTCACTATGCTCAAAAAAATCCAAATCGTATGGTTGTGGGTTTGGAGCTAAAATATAAACCGTTGATCCAAACAATTCGCCGCGCTGATAAAGCGGGCTGCAGAAACGCTGCTGTGGCTCGTTTCCACGCATTCAATCTGACGGATATTTTTGTTCCTGGTGAAATTGATAATGTGTTCATTCATTTCCCGGATCCATGGACTTCCCCTAAGAAGCCTAAAAATCGTTTTGTACAAAAATTGAATTTGGATATCTTGTTCGATTTGCAAAAACCAGGATCGATCATTGAATTCAAAACAGATTCCTTGGTTTATTTTGACTGGGCGATGGATGAAATCCGTCAGAGCAAATACAATGTCTTGTATGAGACTCGTGACCTGCACAACTCTCCGATTAAGGCAGAAAACTTCGAAACGGCTTTTGAAAAAATCTTTTTACGCGAAGGCATCTTAATCAACTTCGTGCGTTTACAAAAGCCTCACCAATAAGACGCATCGACAGTGATGTCGCCCATGACCTGAGCCTGGCAGCTGATACGGCTGTCAGAGGCGACTTTTTTGGTTTCTCTCAGGAATTTTTCTGTCTCATTCTCGACCGTTAGATTCTCTGCACCCGAAACAATCTGAATACGACATTTTGCGCAAACGCCGTCTCCGGAACAGCTGGAAGCCACGGGGAGCCCGCCATTTAGCAGGGCTTCCATGAGGTTCGCTCCCGTTTCCACCGTCAGGGGAGTTCTATTTTTCTTAAAAGAAATCACAGGCATGTCTCATTGTAGCTGACGCACTCCAAAACAAGCAAAGAAGTAATGAAATGGGTCCTAATTGTGTTAGGCTTTAGGCGTCTATTCTAAGAGGTATTTATGTCTGAAGATCAAAAAGTAGAAAACGTCATCATTATTGGTTCAGGACCTGCGGGTCTAACTTCTGCGGTTTACACGGGTCGTGCAAACTTGGAACCTTTGATGATCGAAGGTGAAGAAGCTGGTGGTCAATTGATGATCACTACTGAAGTTGAAAATTACCCGGGCTTTGAGCACGGTGTAACAGGTCCAGACCTGATCGCCGTGATGAGAAAACAAGCAGAGCGTTTCGGCACTCGCTTTATCACTCGCAATGTAACGAAAGTTGATTTTTCTCAACGTCCATTCAAAGTTTGGATTGGCGAGAAACTTCACTTGGCTAAATCGATCATCATTTCTACAGGTGCAAGCGCTAAGTACTTGGGTTTGCCTTCTGAAAAAACTTATATGAACCGTGGTGTGTCTGCTTGTGCGACTTGCGACGGCGCTTTCTTCCGCAATCAAGAAATTATCGTTGTTGGCGGCGGTGACACAGCAATGGAAGAAGCTCAGTTCCTGACTCGCTTTGCTTCGAAAGTTTACGTGGTTCACAGACGTGACCATTTCCGAGCTTCGAAAATCATGGCTGACAGAACTATGAAGAATCCAAAAATCCAAGTGATCTGGGATTCTGAAGTGACTGAAGTTTTGGGTGACGGTAAATCTATGACAGGTGCCAAAGTTCACAATATCAAAACGGGTGAAACCCAAACTATGAACGTGACTGGTTTGTTCATCGCAATTGGACACAAACCAACGACGGATTTGTTCAAAGGTATCTTGGATATGAATGAAACAGGTTATTTGGTTACTCAACCGAACTCGACCTATACGAATATTCCTGGTGTCTTTGCTGCCGGAGACGTGCAAGATTCAGTATATCGCCAAGCGATCACAGCTGCGGGCACTGGATGTATGGCGGCGATCGACGCTGAACGCTGGTTAGAGTCGGAGTCTCATCACTGAAGTTGGTGAAAATGGCCCATCCGACTGCGTTGTCGGGCTGGGTCCTCTCTCCGACGTGCTTGGAGCACACCTGCGCTGTGGGTCCAACCCTCCGCCTTGCGACTGAACCATTTTGACCAACTTTTATTGCGCGGAGCTTTTTTAAAGGGAATTTATGAAAGACAAAAGAATTAATACCAAGGATTTGGTTAACAAGATTGAGAAGATCACGAAGGCTCGTATTGCGAGTCAGGATGTGGTTGATTTGGATCAATTCCGTGAGGCTAAGAAAAAGCTCGATCCAAAAGTTATCTTGGTTATTGAAGATGACGAAACTATGCGTTCTGCAATGAAAAGAATCCTTGAGAGCGAAGGTTATGTGACGAAGCTTGCAGCTGATGCCACAGAACTTTCTACGGTTTTGGATGATCACCCAGTTGATTTGATTCTTTTGGACGTGGGTCTTCCTTGGGTGAATGGCTTCGAGCTGGCTCAGCTGCTTAAAGAAAACAAAGACCTCAAGAAAATTCCTTTGGTGTTTGTTTCCGGAAAAGCTTCCGAAGAAGACATGAAGCAAGCTTTCGAAATCGGCGCAGACGATTACATTAAGAAACCGTTCGACGTTGATAAGCTTAAGAAGACTGTTGAAACGCTTCTTAAAATGAATCCGTAAACTACAATTCGAATAAAAGTTAGAAAAAGGCCTGCGGAATTCGCGGGCCTTTTTTCTTTGTAAACATGACGTAAACGCGGGCGAATTACACTCGGGAATCGTGGTCCAGATTTGATTCTGGCTCGCTACCGTTTGAATGCTGAACAACATAACCTAATGACTACAAGGAGACATTATGAAGTTAGTGTTCGGTAGTTTATTAGTGGCTGCTATGACGGCAGTTGGTTGTGCTCACACTGAAGTCACAACAATGGAAAACGTTCCCTCTAACAAGCCTGGTATCATTTATCTTAAAGCCGGCGATCGTGCGCCAGCAGGTGCGCCTCAATTGGTTTGGGGTCGTGGCACTGTTAATATCTCTGTGACGGGTGCAAGCCCATCTGGAAGCGCTACAAGTGAAGCAAAAGTAAACCAAGAGATGATCTGGACAGAAACAGAATACTTTACTGATTACCGTGCTGAGTATCAGGAAGTTGTTGTTCCAGGCACTTGTTCTGACTTTCAGTGTACTCAATCTGCAGGTAAGAGTGAATTGTGGGATGCATTCTATTCTGCGAGTGGCGACAGAAAAGCAGCAGCTTTGGATGCAGCTATCTCTGGTATCGGCGAAGTTTCTGCAAAGAATCTAGTGGCTAAAGGTTACTTCAAATCCAAACCAAGATCATGGGCAGAGTTTTCTCGCGAGATCAACATGGCGGCTGATCGCAATGTGATCAAGCGCAGTATTGCGACAATGGTTCTTGAAAACAATCGTTATGAAAATATCACGAAGCTTGGTTATGCAGGAAACACATGTCAGGAAGTAAAAAGATCCTGTGATCTGGTTATCTCTAAACTGGTTCAAGTTCCTTTCCAAAATTCCCGTGACATCCAAAAACGCAGAATTGTTGAGACAAGAACTTTCAATGTCACAGTAAATGTGACAGGCGCTTTGTTGATGCAATCTGAAAAAGATGTGATCACAGTTAAAGTTGATGAAATGGGTAAAGTTGTTGCCGTTGATGGTGAAGGATACAACACCTACGCGATGACGAATTCATCTGCAAACGGTCAGAATGTGGTAGTTGATGTTAAGGCAGTGAATCGTATCTTGCGTCCTTTGCCGAACAACCTGATCCGCCAGGAGTCGTTCGTTCTTGTGGGTGATAAGCCGACGTTCGTTTTAGATGTTGATCCTCAGTTTATCCCGGGAGGTGACGATCCAAATGCGCAACTGGTAATTGATTACACTGTGCAAGTTTGTGAATACGGCTGGACTGGAACTTGTGGCTTTTCATCTTGGAAGAATTTGAAAATGGCGAGCGCCGTAATTACGGGAGCGCGCACGACTCTTCAGATCGAAGTACCTCGTAAAAACAAGTCACAACTTTTGTATCGTGTAACTCGCAAAAACAGTATTTTCTTTGATAGCAAAGGATTGAGCGAAAGAGAATCTGACGAAGTAAAAGCTCCTAAATAAACCTTCCGAAAAGCAAAAAAAAGCCCGGTGATGAGCCGGGCTTTTTCTTTTTAAAGTTGTACTTCTTTGGTGCGTTCAAGAGGGGTCAGCATCAGGTACAGTGCTGGGACCACGAACAAAGTTAACAATGTAGATACGATCGTGCCGCCGATGATCGCAAGACCCATTGGCAGACGAGTCTCCGAACCTATACCTGTTCCGATAATCAACGGAGCCGCAGCTGCAATCGTTGCAACAGATGTCATTAGGATCGGTCTTAAACGCACAGGGCAGGCTTCCAGGATCGCCGAGGCAATGCTTTCTTTGTTGTGCCTGCGAACTTGATTGGTGAATTCCACCAGCAAAATCGAATTCTTTTTCGCAATACCCATTAGCACAATCAACCCGATAAAGCTGAACAGATTCAGGGACACATCAAAGGACCATAGCGCCATCAAAGCTCCGCTTACGCTGAAGGGAAGGGCCACAAGCACTGCGATCGGGTGGATGAATGAGTTGAACTGTACCGCCAGAATCAGATAGGCCACCAAGATACCGATCGCCAAGGCGGAGTAAAGACTTTGGAAGGATTGTGCGAATCCAGCAGAGGCTCCTTCAAGGGCATATGAATATCCTGGGGGAAGGATTTCCTTAGCGATGGTGGCGGTGCGGGCCAGGACCGCCGCCTGAGATTGGCCGGGAGCCAAATTTCCAAATACCGAAATCGCCCTTTGGCGATTCACGCGGCTGATGCTTTGAATAGCACCTTCTTCCTTGATATTTACCAGTTGGGACATTGGAATCAAATTGCCGAAGTTATTTCTGACATACAGTCGTTTGAAATCACTTGGTTTCTGAATTTGGTTTTCGTTAATTTTGAAACGTACATCGTAACGTCGTCCGTCAGCAGTGTAACGACCCTGACGAAGTCCCCCGATGCCTGCTTGTAAAAGCTGGCCCACAGTTTCAATAGAAACTCCGCGATCAGCCATGGCTTTACGATTTGGTGTCAGAATCAGTTCTGGAATCCCCGAGCGGAAATCAGAATCCAAATCCACAGCAAGATTTTCTTTCTCCAAGCGTTCCATTAATTCGATAGATTTATCCTGAAGGACTTTAAGATCAGCACCCCTTAAGTTGATGGCTAAGGGATTCTGACGGCCCGATGAAAGATTTCGAGCGGAAACATCACGCATGGAAATGCGCATGCCTTTGACGGATTTAAATTCTTTGCGCAGTTCATTCATAACCTGCACGTGATTCACTTTGCGGTCTGCTCGCCGAATAAGTGTTACGGGGATAAATGCCTGATTAACGTTGCTGGAACCACCGCCGCCACCAATCGAAGTGACAAAGCCCTGAACATTCGGATTTTTTCGCAAGATATCTTCCAGCAGTTTCGTCATATCGCTGGTTGTCTGTAAGGACGTGCCGGGAGCAGCTTGGGCGTTGATAACGATAAAGTTTTGGTCTTGGGCGGGCACGAACTCCTGACGAACTTTTGTAATCAGGAACATCGATATGGCAAAGAAAATGAAGGAAACAATGACGACTGTGTATTTCCAGTTCAGCGTGACTTTTAAAACCCTTTGATAAGCGTGAGAGAAGTTTTCAAAAACCACATCCAAATAGTGTTCAAGCTTAGAAACTTTCGGTTCGCTGCTTAGGAAGGCAGCAGCACGCATCGGAGTGATCGTGACGGCCTCCAAAAGCGACAGTAATACCGCGGCACTCATAGTGATACCAAATTGGAAAAAGAACTTTCCGATAATTCCATCCATGAACACAACAGGAAGGAAAACCGCCACGACGGCGAGAGTTGCAGCGATAGCGGCAGGTAGAACTTCTTTCGCCCCATCTGAAGCGGCTTTCGCTGAGCCCTTACCCATGCGGTAGTGGCGAATGATGTTTTCCAAAAGCATGATCGCATCGTCGACGACGATCGAAATTGAAAGCGTCAACGCGAGCAGGGTAAAAAGATTTAAGGTGAAGCCCGAGAAATATAGAATCGTAAAGGTTCCGACAATGGAGGTGGGAATAGAAAATAAGATATTGATCGCGGCTGGTATGCTTCCCAGGAATAAAAAGCAAATGACGATGGTGATCAGGGCTGCGACCCAAAGTTTTTCCAAGGTCAAATGCACAGTCGCTTCGGTCGAGCGAGTGTAGTCAACATTTACGCGATAGCTATAACCCTTTGGAAAGCTGTCTTTGATTTCCGCCAGTTTCTTTAAGACGGCGTCCGCCACTTGAACTTCATTGGTGCCCCGTTGCTTGCGGACCTGCATGGCTACTGCTTGGTGTCCTTCAAAGCGGGCAAGACGACGAACATCAGAAAGACCATCTTCCACCCGGGCGACGTCGCGGATAAAGATAGAGCGATCTTGGATGCGTTGACCGCCGCGATTAAGGATTTGAATATCACCAACTTCTTTCACGTTGCTGGCTTCACCCAGCCAGCGGACACGCAATTCGCGGTCTTTCTCGGTGAATTGACCGGCGGCACTTTCCAAGTGCTGACTTGCCAGAGCGGCAACGACGTCATTCACTGTCAAATAGTTCGCTTCAAGCTTGGTGACATCCAGCCAGATGCGCAGATTCCTTTCGCTGAAGCCGCCGATGCTGACTTCGCCGATACCGGGAAGGAAGCGCAATTGATCCAACAGGTAATTGTTGGTCCAGTTCAGCATTTCTTTTAAAGAAGCATCCCCGTAAACAGAGACAATCATGATTGGATCTTCTTCAGGATTTTGTTTTCTGACGACCGCAGGGTCCACACCTTGTGGCAAACGCAATTGGCTTAGGGCTGTTTGTACTTCTTGCAGGACCACATCGACATTGCGATTGATATCAAATTCTAAAGTTACGGTTCCAGCTCCCTGCCGAGCAGAAGAACGCATTTCTTTGATACCTTCGATTGCTAAAAGGCGTTCTTCGATCGGATCGACTAATTCAGCTTCGACAACTTCGGGTGCGGCACCTTCGTAAGTGACAGAGACGCTGACGATGGGAAAGTCTACGTCAGGCAGTTGGCTGATCCCCATGCGGTTTCCGCAGATGGCACCAAAAACAATCAGTGCAAACATGATGACCCAGGCAAAAACGGGACGGCGAATGGAAAGATCAATCAACCCCATGGAATCCTCCGTAAGGTCCTAGCTTCCCTAGGGATTCCCTATAGATCAATCACTTTTACCTTAAAAAAACTTAGGCAATCAAATTGCAACCATCATTCTTCAGAGGAGAATAGGGACCTGAAATGCAATTAAAGGAATTTTGGCTTTCAATTAGAATAGCACTAATTGTCGCTGTCGTTTTGTTAGACAGCGGGCACGCCTTTTCTCAATCCTCATCTTGGTCTTCACAAATGGAAACTGCTCTGCTTCAGGATCAGGGTTTTCAGTCGTGGAAATGGCTGGAGTCGGACTGTGACGACTGTCAAATTATGTTGGTACCAAACTCTGATGAGGTGCAAACTATCCAAGTGCGCCGTTTCATTCAGGCCCTTGCTGTGAATAAGATTGAACTTCAGAAAATGTATAAAGTGAGCGGTGACGAGTACACCTTACTGGCCCAGATGTCTGTGGGTATTTTAGGACGCGAAACTCGCTTTGGAGAAAGTGCGCGGTACAAAGTAAAAGAAACGATGCCTTGGGCCGTGAGCTTAGCGAAAGTTATGCGCTCGGTGACGACAGGTAAAGGGGTTGACCCAAACAGTCGCGGTCTGACGCAGATTAAGTTCTTACCAGCAGCGGTCGTCGAGAAATTTGGAATCACTTCTGAAAACTTGTATATCCCAGAGAATGCTGCGATTGCGACGATGGGTTATTTGATTGAAGCCCTAAAGCAAATGAAAACCAGAATTAAAACATACCATCTAGATCATATTACTCCAGATAAGTATGCTGACTATTTGCCTTATATCTATTTTGGAAGATCAAAAGCTTTAATCGATAAAACAGCTATTCCTGAGCAGAATAGCTATGTGCAAGCTCTAAAAAAATACATGTCGATGATCGATGTCTTTGAAAGACAGCCTTAGTTAGCGACAGTCATTCCCGTGATACATTTCGTGTAAAGACTTGTTCCTGCAAATGGAACTGTACCGTCACGGGTCAGTGTTTTTGAAGTTGCGTCGAAAGTGAAACGTTCAATCCCATTCGCCAAAGTTGTCGATCCATTGGCCACAAAAACTCCGCCACTATTTGAGTCGTAAGTCATCGCAGAGATACCGCGTAGAACGGATGCATTTTCATAGGCCTTCGTTGCGCCAGTAATCGCACCCGTCGTTTCATTCACATCATAAGCATAAATATAGTCTTGAGCGGCCGTACTACTGGAGTAAGAGACCAGCAAGTATCCCGTATTGGCGGTCGTCGTCGAGGGAATATAAACCATCGCTGTTGGGTATGTTGTCGTTGCGGGTGCGGCAACTGCGGTTGTGCAATCTGCGGCGGCCGACCAACCGTTCACATTATTAACGAAGACCACGCGATTGTTGGGTGTCGCGGCGGCATGGGCAAAGATATATTTTGAATTAGAAACGGCCACAACTGCTGTGATCAAGGAATTGTTAGTCGTGCCACAAGAACCACCTGTGGGTGCATTGATAAATGGATTGGCACCGACAGTGACACGTCCTTTGCTGGAACTGATTTTTTCTACGGCAACACTTTTTGAAATCAGCAGACCACCATCTGGTGTCCGAAACATATTGCGAACGATGTGCGCAGCTGTATTCGTCAGAGTCGTACTGTCACTAAAGTAAGTGGAGAATTGGCTGCTCCCTTTCTTTTTAACCAAATCAATCCTGCGAGCATTGCTGGTGGAGTTTTCAACCAAGACTAACAGGTTTGAATCATCTGAGTTTAGAACCGCTTGCGGTCTATCTGTGGAATTCACAGTGTTGTAGTCCATGACGATTTCATCAACCACACCCGTGGATAAATTCAATTTGCTAACAGTGCGTGAAGGTGTTTCTGCTGTAAGACCATTTCCCACATAACAGGTGCCCGAGGTGATATATAAATGAGTTCCTGAGCTTGCCGAGTCTTCAACCTTCGGTTCGCAGGCACTCAGACCAACAGACAGAATCACCATTGAGGAAATAGGAAATAGATTCTTCATGAAATCTCCTTAAACGCGCTTCACTTTGAGATCGGCGAGTTGTTAAGAAATCTTTAATTAAGAATCTTAAATATATTGGATTTTTAACCAGCGGCTTTTTTATTCGCAGCTTGTGCTTTAAGGTAGGACCTAAGTAGGGTGTCGAGTTTTGAAGTCATACCCTCATCTTGTTCGATGAACATTAGTCGCCGAGGATCGGTCATGTCACCAACGATTTTTGCTCTGAAAAGCAGACGACCGCGAGCTGTGTCCTTTTCATAAGGATTCACGATGATCAAATCAAACGGAACATTTAGGAACTCGCGAGGAATTTCTTTTTCCAGCTGCGTACCGCTGATCGAGATGTCTCGAGAGAATGTACGGAAGGATTTGGTTTTTGAAACCAGGATGATTTCAATTTTGAATTCATGACGAGTGTCTTTGCGGCGATCTGAATCTTCGTTGCGAGAATCAGTTTCTTCGTAAACTTTCACTTTCTCAGGAATACCGACTTTATTGATTTTAGAAATATCCAGATCATCACCATTAAAGTCATGGTGATAGTAACCATAGTCGACGGGATTGGAGTTCTTCATGGGCTTACCATCTCGGACTTTAGTAAATAGTCCCGACATTGTAATCATCGTTCCCGAATTGGTTTTTTCTGTTTCCTCTGCGGCAATGACCTGAGTGCTATCTTCACTGGAAGTGTAGTGCTTTTCGGTTTGCTCGCTTTGGTTTGCAGGTTGAGGTGGTTTGGTCATGACGAAATAGCTCTGACCTGACTTCAGGAAATCCTTTACGCAAGTCCAATCGGGCCATCCTGGTGTCCAGATGAAGTATTTAAGATGGTCGTTCTTTTTCAACGACAGCAAAAATACCTGTGCCTGAACCACAGACATTGGCTTGGATTGTTCCTTCTTTTCGGCTTCATAGAAAAGCCAAATTTTCCCCTGAGTCTTCATTACTAAAGTTATCGGTTATTGGGGAACACACTTAAGTAACCTGGACTCACTTTAGTGAACTCAGTGCTCACTCCAAATCCACGAATTTTCTTCGTCTCAGAGTGAGATTCTCAGTCGCACAAATATCAGAAAATTTGTTTCAAAATGTAGGATAAATCCGAATAATTTTTCAGAAATGCTTTTGGTTCGTACTTCATAAGTATGTCGGGAGGGGTGTAGCCAAACTCGATGGCCAGAGACGTTACGCCCGCACGCTGAGCGGAAACCATATCTGGTATACCATCGCCGATCATCACAGTGTTGTGCGGGTGATGGCCTGCAAGTTTCATCATTGTATTCAATGGCAGTGGACTTGGTTTTCTTTCGGTCAAAGTATCTGCTCCAAAGACATTCACCCACGGAAAACGATGCAAACCCAGATGCTGGATGATCAACTTTGCCGGGATTTCGTTTTTGTTGGTGATAATTGCGATCGGGCCTGCATAGCTACCCAGAAAGTTTTCCACTTCGGGATAGATCTGTGTTTTATTCAGCATTTCCTCTTCGTATATTTGCAAAAATTCGGCTTCGAGGTTGATGATCTGTGCCGGCGACAAATTGTCGTTAACGAAAAGATCTGCGAGGAGCTTTTTAAGGCCTTCCCCGATATGCGCGATGATTTCTTTATCACTTAGCGTCTGTTTGCCATGATTTTTCAAAGTGCGGTTGACTGCGACTATGATATCGGGAGCGGAGTCAATCAATGTGCCATCAAGATCAAAAACTAAAAGAGGATTCATGCACCTTATTTAGCCTGTATTTCAGTTATCGCACAATCTCAAAGTCAACGCGGCGGTCAGCGGCGGCTTTGATTTTAGTTCCCGGAATGATTGTATTACTTGCTCCCACGCCGATCGCTTCCACTTTGTTTGCTGGAACACCCTTGGAGATTAGATATCTTCGTACATTTTCGGCTCTTCTTTGCGACAGAAGCATGTTACGAGAATCATCCCCGGTCGCATCGGTAACACCAGTCAGTCGTATGACGTTAAAAGAATTAAGGGACCCGTTAATTTCCGTCGCAATGTGATCTAAGGCATTCTTACTCGCGGGTGTGAGTTCGGCGCTGGCATAGTCAAAACGAATATTTTTTGAAAGAGTTTCATATCGGACACTTTGCCTGAGGTCGTTGCCTGCGTTGCTTAATGCAGATTCGGGTGCTTTTTGTGGACTCGCTTTCACGGGGCGAAGGAGATATTCATCATCACGTTTTGATTTGGAGGAGCAGGAGGCCGTTGCTCCGGCTAAGGCTATGCTTATCAGAAACTGAATCGCCAATTGGGCTCTTTGTTGAGTGACGCCAGAAATCATATGATCCTCCGTGATCAAGTGAGTGCTGCCTGTTTTCAGGCTAAGCTGCAGGATAAGTCGGAGCAAATTAACTTCCTGTTAACTTCTGGATGAAGTCGTGAGAACATTCATCCATGCGTGAATCAGTGCTTTCCAACAAAGAAGAATATCTGGGTGCTCTTTTTAATAAAGAGAATGAGACGAAAAAACTTTCCCGCCAGGCAGCTGAAGAGCTAGGTCTAGCAAGAATTAGCATTTCTCCGGCGGAAGCACAGTTGGCTCACGTCCTGGTGAAAATGCATGGTTGCCGCAAGTTCATAGAGATTGGAACATTGACGGGACTGTCTGCCCAGTATTTTCATGAAGCTTTGCCGGAGGGCGGGGAGTTATGGACTTTAGAGAAAGACCCTGAGCATGCACGTCGTTCGGCGGAAGTGTTTTCTAAAATCGATCAATCGAACAAGAAAATTCATCTGGTGGTCGGTGATGCCCGCGAAGAGTTAGTTAAATTAGAATCGCAAGGTCCATTTGATGGAGTGTTTATCGATGGAAACAAAGCCGCTTATCTGGATTACCTGTTGTGGGCAGAAAAAAACTTACGCAAAGGTGGCTTGGTGCTGGCCGACAATATATTTTTAAGTGGTGCTGTTTGGGGAGAAGCCACAATTCAGAAATTCTCAGAGAAACAGATTCGTATTATGCGTGAATTCAATGAACGTTTGGCGAATCCAGATCTTTACGAGGCGGCTATTGCTCCCACATTTGAAGGATTGTTTGTTGCAATAAAAAAGTAGAACCTTATCTGAAGGAGTGATTTTGAAGTTCTGGCTGGGAATTTTAATTTTTTTATTTTCCTTCGGAGCTTTGGCAAAGATCATCGTCAGCTCGGATCCCTATCCTCCGTTAATTTATCTTAAAAAGGGTGTGCCTGCGGGCACCGTTACAGACATTTTACCGCTTATTTTGGATAAGCCCGCTTCCGAGCTGACCTATCGCTTTTCTCCCTGGAAAAGAGTTTTATTAGATGCTGAAAAGGGTTCGGTCGATATCGTCGGGCCTTTGTTGATTACTGCTGAAAGATCCAGATTCCTGGTATTCACGGAGCCGTTGATTCGCGCGAACATTTCTTTGTGGGTTCGTCGTGATAATCCCAAAGTCAAAGAGCTTATCAAGCGTAATCAACCGATTAAAGACTTCCGAGAGTTGGGCGATCTCACCTTTGGACAAATTCTGGGATATGCGTTCGGTGAAGACTTTGGCGCATTTTTTAATAGACCCGAGGTGCGCAAGGTTGAAGTGGTAGATATGGGCCAGGGCGTGCGGATGCTGACTTCCAAACGCATTGATGTCTTTTTGGCTTACAGTCCCGTGATCGAGTACTATATTGGCGAGCTCAAGCTTAATAAAGGCGATTTTTATGTGCTGGGTGAAGCAAATCGCGAAGTGATGTATGTGATGGGGGTTTCAAAAAAATCTTCTCTG
This genomic window contains:
- a CDS encoding 2Fe-2S iron-sulfur cluster-binding protein, which translates into the protein MPVISFKKNRTPLTVETGANLMEALLNGGLPVASSCSGDGVCAKCRIQIVSGAENLTVENETEKFLRETKKVASDSRISCQAQVMGDITVDASYW
- a CDS encoding response regulator transcription factor, which encodes MKDKRINTKDLVNKIEKITKARIASQDVVDLDQFREAKKKLDPKVILVIEDDETMRSAMKRILESEGYVTKLAADATELSTVLDDHPVDLILLDVGLPWVNGFELAQLLKENKDLKKIPLVFVSGKASEEDMKQAFEIGADDYIKKPFDVDKLKKTVETLLKMNP
- the trxB gene encoding thioredoxin-disulfide reductase, producing the protein MSEDQKVENVIIIGSGPAGLTSAVYTGRANLEPLMIEGEEAGGQLMITTEVENYPGFEHGVTGPDLIAVMRKQAERFGTRFITRNVTKVDFSQRPFKVWIGEKLHLAKSIIISTGASAKYLGLPSEKTYMNRGVSACATCDGAFFRNQEIIVVGGGDTAMEEAQFLTRFASKVYVVHRRDHFRASKIMADRTMKNPKIQVIWDSEVTEVLGDGKSMTGAKVHNIKTGETQTMNVTGLFIAIGHKPTTDLFKGILDMNETGYLVTQPNSTYTNIPGVFAAGDVQDSVYRQAITAAGTGCMAAIDAERWLESESHH
- a CDS encoding cation diffusion facilitator family transporter: MVTTSSFQSDKVRNKAALISAIASFLIFVMKVVAYRLTGSAAVLSDALESIVNVVASLVALYVIWFSAQPADREHPYGHGKAEYFSAAFEGGLIFSAAILIIYESVKALLFPHPPQKLEIGIAIVSGAAFLNLLLGLYLKRVGRTHHSEALQASGAHVISDVVTTVGVILGLGLVLLTDIQWLDPVIAILIGLQLAYSGYNIVRESMGGLLDEISETSLTDLCDALEKNRRPGIINIHQLRIMRNGRFHHVDAHLVVPEYWDVAKVHSESQDFEKAVVADYIFDGELAFHLDPCKKSYCSECDMPDCPIRLQPFQARRPFTVKSLTEGPPESN
- a CDS encoding tRNA (guanosine(46)-N(7))-methyltransferase TrmB is translated as MTDAPISTKRRINVTTDLPHQTDYTLALNGEYSHIAFDETRVLANKGKWRSDVFKTDASVPMDLEVGTGNGTHFAHYAQKNPNRMVVGLELKYKPLIQTIRRADKAGCRNAAVARFHAFNLTDIFVPGEIDNVFIHFPDPWTSPKKPKNRFVQKLNLDILFDLQKPGSIIEFKTDSLVYFDWAMDEIRQSKYNVLYETRDLHNSPIKAENFETAFEKIFLREGILINFVRLQKPHQ